In Nicotiana tabacum cultivar K326 chromosome 11, ASM71507v2, whole genome shotgun sequence, a single window of DNA contains:
- the LOC107778095 gene encoding uncharacterized protein LOC107778095, with the protein MGRKSSLPKGKDKVIDGNVSSAGKRKRDGYDEDKTGDRKRKGVLQFVDDAAYEVDDDFDFTDDSDFFDEDFLEEFRSNVEIKNEPVRTPQPPVIKEEELDGEELEKMLRERYRPGSSFVTYAEDSDEKKRLFEQDTLVPSLKDPTIWKVKCTVGRERHSTFCLMQKYIDLLALGTKLQIISAFSLDHVKGYIYIEADKQSDVYEACKGLCSIYSSRVAPVPKNEVSHLIAVRSKSSGISEGMWARVKSGIYKGDLAQVVAVNDSRKKVTVKLIPRIDLQAIADKFGGGVAAKKGVIAAPRLISSTELEDFRPLIQYRKDRDTNLMFEILDGKMLKDGYLYKKVGTDSLSYWGVMPTEAELLKFEPSKSDGPQDVEWLTQLYGDRKKKRIINDFKVGQKGGEKGEGSSSSSMENNFEVDDLVFFGRNDFGIIIGKEKDDSFKIMKDGSERPVVVSIQLRELKRASFDRKLFTVKDQLTNTISVGDMVRVLDGPLKDRQGIVKQIYKGVVFLYDQSEQDNSGYLCVKGQMCEKITRSDGISNEKGSEPGPSGFADFSSSPKSPLSPEKSWRAKDDNCSFKRDDKDGMFSVGQSLRIRVGPLKGYLCRVVAIRRSDVTVKLDSRQKILTVKSEHLAEVHGKSSVASLGVDADSAKPFDLLGTQDGSQDWMVQGATETEGNTENAGASSSAERSSWPAVAGSGQDDGWTKPDGWAKGTSTAGATSAVSDGWGKKVESHQESTEKVMDDPWGSVQKQEKNDDSGKTSWSKQDAGSSWGKQSDADPETDWKKRDGGANKTDRKTSWSQQDAGSDGGSSWGAQVGVSSWGKQADANAETGWKKQDGVSNKTDSKTSWSQQGAGSSWKKSDGEGGSSWTKQSDASAETDWKKKNDGSGWKKPDSNASWSQQDAGFSSKKSEGEGGSWSKQSDAKAENDWKKQDGGSSSWGGGTDLEGSWGKPRQFDGGRGSGGRRGRGGWRGGRDQSGRGRSFNQGQSSSWTTEGEGNNNSSNVEFKGNQSSWNSSQELGWGKVNDDTSIAGNQSSDFQSGGGWNASKPSNEGWSSGWNKNSVSKEVGGSSGNQSDWDKKSGESGSKESAGWDNKITQKESAGNSSAWNSKSAVEQDANGKNQNDPWSGKRTSDGGSSTGWGQSNLWKSGKDDAVGNQDSWSSKSNWNSGSGFGGNDQQSDSYGDRGRGGSWRGGRGGSDRGGYGGRGGSDRGGFGGRGGFRGRGDRGGFRGRGSDGGGFRGRGRGRMDESGEWQNRTNSQEDKPYGWSKESGSDAEGWKSNKGSWSQGNNDRGSWKTADSRGNANDGGWKKGFDSEKNGSGTGTSATSWNTPGNSWKTSTATTGGTSSGWGQQTTSSEKEDQNGMGTSWNQGTASGNASTAWTANKSKETSDGPSDVWGKATNDGPGDARGKATSSWGKGNSSGSQGGGQQTTVSGKEDQNGMGTSWNQGAASGNATTAWTANKSNTEDVNKSKETSDGPSDAWGKVTSSWGKGKSSGSQGSW; encoded by the exons ATGGGTAGAAAATCGTCCTTACCGAAGGGTAAAGATAAAGTCATCGACGGCAACGTCTCGTCGGCCGGAAAAAGAAAGCGCGACGGTTACGATGAGGATAAAACCGGTGACCGGAAAAGGAAGGGTGTACTTCAGTTCGTTGACGACGCTGCTTACGAGGTCGACGACGACTTCGATTTCACCGACGACTCCGATTTCTTCGACGAAG ATTTTCTTGAGGAATTTAGAAGTAATGTTGAAATCAAGAATGAGCCTGTGAGAACACCCCAACCCCCGGTGATCAAAGAGGAGGAATTGGATGGAGAAGAGCTGGAGAAGATGTTAAGGGAGCGTTACAGGCCAGGTTCTAGCTTTGTTACCTATGCAGAAGATAGTGATGAGAAGAAGAGACTATTTGAGCAGGACACACTTGTGCCTTCTCTCAAGGATCCAACTATATGGAAAGTTAAATGCACG GTTGGAAGAGAAAGGCACTCAACTTTCTGTCTTATGCAGAAGTACATAGACTTGCTTGCTCTAGGAACAAAGCTGCAGATAATTTCCGCTTTTTCACTTGATCATGTAAAGGGATATATTTATATTGAGGCTGACAAACAATCTGATGTCTACGAG GCGTGTAAAGGCCTTTGTAGTATATATTCAAGTAGAGTGGCACCTGTTCCAAAGAATGAAGTTTCTCATTTGATTGCTGTGCGGAGCAAGTCTTCTGGGATTTCTGAGGGTATGTGGGCACGTGTCAAAAGTGGAATATACAAGGGCGATCTGGCGCAG GTTGTGGCAGTGAATGATTCACGGAAGAAAGTGACGGTGAAGCTGATTCCAAGAATAGACTTACAAGCCATTGCCGACAAATTT GGTGGAGGAGTTGCTGCAAAGAAGGGAGTTATCGCAGCACCAAGACTAATTAGCTCTACAGAGCTTGA AGACTTTCGGCCCCTCATACAATACCGGAAGGATCGGGATACAAACCTAATGTTTGAAATTCTCGACGGAAAGATGCTGAAGGATGGTTATTTATACAAAAAAGTGGGCACTGATTCATTGAGCTATTGGGGTGTAATGCCTACTGAAGCTGAACTCCTGAAGTTTGAACCTTCCAAAAGTGATGGACCCCAGGATGTAGAGTGGCTTACCCAGTTATACGGTGACCGGAAGAAAAAGAGAATCATAAATGATTTCAAGGTTGGTCAGAAAGGAGGTGAGAAAGGAGAGGGTTCTTCAAGCTCTAGCATGGAAAACAATTTTGAAGTAGATGATCTTGTATTTTTTGG TAGGAATGATTTTGGCATTATTATTGGCAAGGAGAAAGATGATAGCTTTAAG ATCATGAAAGATGGTTCAGAGAGACCTGTGGTAGTGAGCATTCAACTGCGTGAGTTGAAGCGTGCATCTTTTGATAGGAAGCTATTCACCGTGAAAGATCAGCTAACCAATACCATCTCAGTTGGTGATATGGTTAGAGTTTTGGATGGTCCCTTGAAG GATAGACAAGGAATTGTTAAGCAGATCTATAAAGGAGTCGTCTTTCTATATGACCAAAGTGAgcaggataatagtggttatctCTGTGTCAAAGGTCAGATGTGTGAAAAAATTACACGCAGTGATGGTATATCGAATGAGAAG GGTAGTGAGCCTGGTCCCTCAGGTTTTGCAGATTTCTCATCATCCCCTAAATCCCCTCTTTCGCCTGAGAAATCTTGGAGAGCGAAGGATGATAACTGCAGCT TCAAGCGCGATGATAAAGATGGAATGTTTTCTGTTGGTCAGTCTCTAAGAATCCGAGTGGGGCCTTTGAAGGGATATCTTTGTCGTGTAGTAGCCATTCGACGTTCTGATGTTACAGTAAAGCTTGATTCCCGGCAAAAAATTCTTACAG TTAAATCTGAACACCTGGCGGAAGTTCATGGAAAGAGTTCTGTCGCGTCTCTTGG GGTCGATGCTGATTCTGCAAAACCTTTTGACCTGCTTGGAACACAGGATGGTTCTCAAG ATTGGATGGTTCAGGGGGCCACAGAAACTGAGGGTAACACCGAGAATGCAGGAGCATCATCCTCTGCTGAAAG GAGTTCTTGGCCTGCTGTTGCTGGCTCGGGGCAAGATGATGGCTGGACAAAACCTGATGGTTGGGCAAAAGGTACTTCTACTGCTGGCGCTACTAGTGCTGTGTCTGACGGCTGGGGCAAAAAGGTTGAATCACATCAAGAGAGCACCGAGAAGGTTATGGATGATCCCTGGGGATCTGTgcaaaaacaagagaaaaatgaTGACTCGGGCAAAACCTCATGGAGCAAGCAGGATGCTGGATCTTCTTGGGGTAAGCAATCTGATGCAGATCCAGAGACTGACTGGAAAAAGCGAGATGGTGGAGCGAACAAGACAGATAGAAAAACCTCTTGGAGCCAGCAGGATGCTGGAAGTGATGGTGGATCCTCTTGGGGTGCGCAAGTGGGAGTATCTTCTTGGGGTAAGCAAGCTGATGCAAATGCAGAGACTGGCTGGAAAAAGCAAGATGGTGTATCAAATAAGACGGATAGCAAAACCTCGTGGAGCCAGCAGGGTGCTGGTTCTTCTTGGAAGAAAAGTGATGGTGAAGGTGGATCCTCTTGGACTAAACAATCTGATGCCTCTGCAGAGACTGactggaaaaagaaaaatgatggaTCTGGCTGGAAAAAGCCAGATAGCAATGCTTCGTGGAGCCAGCAAGATGCTGGGTTTTCTTCGAAGAAGAGTGAAGGTGAAGGTGGATCTTGGAGTAAGCAATCTGATGCAAAGGCAGAGAATGACTGGAAAAAGCAAGATGGTGGATCTAGTAGCTGGGGTGGTGGTACGGACCTAGAGGGGAGCTGGGGAAAGCCAAGACAATTTGATGGAGGTCGTGGATCAGGTGGCAGGAGAGGACGAGGTGGTTGGCGAGGGGGTCGAGATCAAAGTGGTAGAGGAAGATCTTTTAATCAAGGACAGTCTAGTAGCTGGACTACTGAAGGTGAAGGCAATAATAATTCTAGTAATGTAGAATTTAAGGGGAACCAGTCTAGTTGGAATAGTTCACAGGAACTTGGTTGGGGAAAAGTTAATGATGACACCAGTATTGCTGGTAATCAATCATCTGATTTCCAGAGTGGTGGTGGTTGGAATGCCTCCAAACCATCAAATGAAGGATGGTCTTCTGGTTGGAATAAGAATTCAGTCTCAAAGGAGGTAGGAGGTTCTAGTGGAAACCAGTCTGATTGGGACAAAAAATCTGGTGAATCTGGGAGCAAGGAGTCAGCTGGTTGGGACAACAAGATCACTCAGAAAGAGTCAGCAGGAAACTCCTCTGCATGGAATAGCAAATCTGCAGTCGAACAAGATGCCAATGGGAAAAATCAAAATGATCCATGGAGTGGTAAAAGAACTTCAGATGGAGGTTCATCTACAGGATGGGGTCAAAGTAATTTGTGGAAGAGCGGAAAGGATGATGCCGTTGGAAATCAAGATTCCTGGAGCAGCAAAAGTAACTGGAATTCTGGTAGTGGTTTTGGTGGTAACGACCAGCAATCTGATTCTTATGGTGACCGGGGAAGAGGTGGTAGTTGGAGGGGAGGCCGTGGTGGATCAGATAGAGGTGGATACGGAGGTAGGGGTGGTTCAGATCGCGGTGGCTTTGGAGGAAGGGGAGGTTTTCGAGGTAGAGGGGACAGGGGAGGTTTTAGAGGTAGAGGATCGGATGGGGGAGGATTTCGTGGTAGAGGGCGTGGAAGGATGGATGAAAGTGGTGAATGGCAGAATAGAACTAATTCGCAGGAAGATAAACCCTATGGTTGGAGCAAAGAGTCAGGCAGTGATGCTGAGGGATGGAAGTCTAACAAGGGCAGTTGgagtcaaggtaacaatgacagAGGGAGCTGGAAGACTGCTGATAGTAGAGGCAATGCTAATGATGGTGGATGGAAGAAAGGATTCGACTCCGAAAAGAATGGGAGTGGAACTGGTACTAGTGCCACCAGTTGGAATACTCCAGGAAATAGTTGGAAAACTTCTACTGCTACTACGGGAGGTACATCTTCAGGGTGGGGTCAGCAGACAACTTCTAGTGAAAAGGAGGATCAGAATGGCATGGGAACAAGTTGGAATCAGGGAACTGCTTCAGGAAATGCGAGCACAGCTTGGACTGCAAACAAATCAAAAGAAACAAGTGACGGACCGAGTGATGTGTGGGGTAAAGCAACCAATGATGGACCAGGTGATGCGCGGGGTAAAGCAACCAGCTCTTGGGGCAAAGGAAACAGTTCTGGCAGCCAGGGAGGGGGTCAGCAGACAACTGTTAGTGGAAAGGAGGATCAGAATGGCATGGGAACAAGCTGGAACCAGGGAGCTGCTTCAGGAAATGCTACCACAGCTTGGACTGCAAACAAATCCAATACTGAGGATGTGAACAAATCAAAAGAAACAAGTGATGGACCGAGTGATGCGTGGGGTAAAGTAACCAGTTCTTGGGGCAAAGGAAAGAGTTCTGGCAGCCAGGGAAGCTGGTGA
- the LOC107778084 gene encoding putative pectate lyase 13 isoform X2, which produces MLSAICILLFCFLISFFPLITNSLNLTLPYQHPYPEAVVQELQRVNESISRRQLLDTTINAQCQTGNPIDDCWRCDPNWASNRQRLADCAIGFGQGAIGGRNGKIYVVTDSSDRDTVNPTPGTLRHAVIQDEPLWIIFSADMFIKLKHELIVNSYKTIDGRGAKVHITGNGCITLQYISNVIIHNVHIYNCRPSGNTNIRSTPTHVGHRGRSDGDGISIFGSRNIWIDHCALSHCTDGLIDAIMGSTAITISNNYFTHHDEVMLLGHDDRYLPDSGMQVTIAFNHFGVGLVQRMPRCRRGYIHVVNNDFTEWQMYAIGGSANPTINSQGNRYMAPVDPNAKEVTKRVDTDEGEWSDWNWRTDGDVMVNGAFFVPSGEGLSNQYAKASSVEPKSAVLIDQLTLNAGVFGGPRDNSISISYGGGTTTGASGSGGAGSTGGGDSDFYGMIFGSGAKLSPSTTTTILLSHLIILVLYITTNHCGQLSLQLLHLL; this is translated from the exons ATGCTTTCTGCTATTTGCATTCTCTTATTCTGTTTCTTAATCTCATTCTTCCCACTAATTACAAATTCCCTTAATCTCACCCTCCCCTATCAACACCCTTACCCTGAAGCTGTGGTTCAAGAACTACAAAG GGTGAATGAGTCCATATCAAGAAGACAACTGTTAGACACTACCATAAATGCACAATGTCAAACAGGGAACCCAATAGACGATTGCTGGCGCTGCGATCCAAACTGGGCCAGCAATCGTCAACGTTTAGCAGATTGCGCCATAGGCTTCGGCCAGGGCGCAATCGGAGGAAGAAACGGTAAGATTTACGTCGTCACTGATTCTTCAGATAGAGACACCGTAAATCCAACGCCGGGGACTCTCCGGCATGCCGTAATCCAAGACGAACCGCTCTGGATAATTTTCTCAGCCGACAtgtttattaaattaaaacatgaaCTCATCGTAAATAGTTATAAAACAATCGACGGTCGTGGTGCAAAAGTACACATTACAGGAAATGGATGTATAACGTTACAATATATTAGTAATGTTATTATACACAATGTGCATATTTACAATTGTCGTCCTTCGGGAAATACTAATATACGTTCGACCCCGACTCACGTTGGACATAGAGGAAGATCGGACGGTGATGGAATTTCTATATTTGGATCGCGAAATATATGGATTGATCATTGTGCATTGTCGCATTGTACCGACGGCTTAATTGATGCTATCATGGGGTCCACTGCGATTACTATATCTAACAACTATTTCACTCACCATGATGAAGTTATGCTCTTGGGACATGATGATAGATATTTGCCTGACTCCGGAATGCAG GTGACAATAGCATTCAATCATTTTGGAGTGGGATTAGTACAGAGAATGCCAAGGTGTAGAAGAGGATATATACATGTAGTGAACAATGATTTTACAGAGTGGCAAATGTATGCAATTGGAGGAAGTGCTAATCCTACTATTAATAGTCAGGGCAATCGTTATATGGCGCCAGTGGATCCAAATGCAAAGGAG GTGACAAAGCGCGTGGACACAGACGAGGGAGAGTGGAGTGACTGGAACTGGAGAACTGATGGGGACGTAATGGTAAATGGAGCATTTTTCGTGCCATCAGGTGAAGGGCTGAGCAACCAATACGCGAAGGCCTCGAGCGTGGAGCCCAAATCCGCCGTTCTTATTGATCAACTCACCCTCAACGCCGGTGTTTTTGGTGGCCCGAG GGATAATAGTATTAGCATATCATATGGAGGTGGGACCACCACCGGAGCTAGCGGGAGCGGCGGTGCCGGGTCCACTGGCGGCGGCGATAGTGACTTCTATGGAATGATATTTGGGAGCGGCGCAAAATTATCACCATCTACAACCACTACTATTTTATTGtctcatttaattattttagttttgtaCATTACCACCAACCATTGTGGGCAATTATCATTACAATTATTACACTTACTATAG
- the LOC107778084 gene encoding putative pectate lyase 13 isoform X1: MLSAICILLFCFLISFFPLITNSLNLTLPYQHPYPEAVVQELQSRVNESISRRQLLDTTINAQCQTGNPIDDCWRCDPNWASNRQRLADCAIGFGQGAIGGRNGKIYVVTDSSDRDTVNPTPGTLRHAVIQDEPLWIIFSADMFIKLKHELIVNSYKTIDGRGAKVHITGNGCITLQYISNVIIHNVHIYNCRPSGNTNIRSTPTHVGHRGRSDGDGISIFGSRNIWIDHCALSHCTDGLIDAIMGSTAITISNNYFTHHDEVMLLGHDDRYLPDSGMQVTIAFNHFGVGLVQRMPRCRRGYIHVVNNDFTEWQMYAIGGSANPTINSQGNRYMAPVDPNAKEVTKRVDTDEGEWSDWNWRTDGDVMVNGAFFVPSGEGLSNQYAKASSVEPKSAVLIDQLTLNAGVFGGPRDNSISISYGGGTTTGASGSGGAGSTGGGDSDFYGMIFGSGAKLSPSTTTTILLSHLIILVLYITTNHCGQLSLQLLHLL; the protein is encoded by the exons ATGCTTTCTGCTATTTGCATTCTCTTATTCTGTTTCTTAATCTCATTCTTCCCACTAATTACAAATTCCCTTAATCTCACCCTCCCCTATCAACACCCTTACCCTGAAGCTGTGGTTCAAGAACTACAAAG TAGGGTGAATGAGTCCATATCAAGAAGACAACTGTTAGACACTACCATAAATGCACAATGTCAAACAGGGAACCCAATAGACGATTGCTGGCGCTGCGATCCAAACTGGGCCAGCAATCGTCAACGTTTAGCAGATTGCGCCATAGGCTTCGGCCAGGGCGCAATCGGAGGAAGAAACGGTAAGATTTACGTCGTCACTGATTCTTCAGATAGAGACACCGTAAATCCAACGCCGGGGACTCTCCGGCATGCCGTAATCCAAGACGAACCGCTCTGGATAATTTTCTCAGCCGACAtgtttattaaattaaaacatgaaCTCATCGTAAATAGTTATAAAACAATCGACGGTCGTGGTGCAAAAGTACACATTACAGGAAATGGATGTATAACGTTACAATATATTAGTAATGTTATTATACACAATGTGCATATTTACAATTGTCGTCCTTCGGGAAATACTAATATACGTTCGACCCCGACTCACGTTGGACATAGAGGAAGATCGGACGGTGATGGAATTTCTATATTTGGATCGCGAAATATATGGATTGATCATTGTGCATTGTCGCATTGTACCGACGGCTTAATTGATGCTATCATGGGGTCCACTGCGATTACTATATCTAACAACTATTTCACTCACCATGATGAAGTTATGCTCTTGGGACATGATGATAGATATTTGCCTGACTCCGGAATGCAG GTGACAATAGCATTCAATCATTTTGGAGTGGGATTAGTACAGAGAATGCCAAGGTGTAGAAGAGGATATATACATGTAGTGAACAATGATTTTACAGAGTGGCAAATGTATGCAATTGGAGGAAGTGCTAATCCTACTATTAATAGTCAGGGCAATCGTTATATGGCGCCAGTGGATCCAAATGCAAAGGAG GTGACAAAGCGCGTGGACACAGACGAGGGAGAGTGGAGTGACTGGAACTGGAGAACTGATGGGGACGTAATGGTAAATGGAGCATTTTTCGTGCCATCAGGTGAAGGGCTGAGCAACCAATACGCGAAGGCCTCGAGCGTGGAGCCCAAATCCGCCGTTCTTATTGATCAACTCACCCTCAACGCCGGTGTTTTTGGTGGCCCGAG GGATAATAGTATTAGCATATCATATGGAGGTGGGACCACCACCGGAGCTAGCGGGAGCGGCGGTGCCGGGTCCACTGGCGGCGGCGATAGTGACTTCTATGGAATGATATTTGGGAGCGGCGCAAAATTATCACCATCTACAACCACTACTATTTTATTGtctcatttaattattttagttttgtaCATTACCACCAACCATTGTGGGCAATTATCATTACAATTATTACACTTACTATAG